The following DNA comes from Micromonospora chokoriensis.
GATGTCCACTCCGGGGGGTGGGGGCTTCGGCGCGGCCGAGGCCGGGCCCGTGGTGCCGAGTGACAGCAGCGCCGTCGCCAGCGTGCCCGCCAGCACGGCGGCCAACCGCCTCATCTGTCGGACCATCCCGCCTCCTCGCCCCGTTCGATGGAGTGCATCGCTGTGACGTCCGGACCGGTCTGCCGGTGCCGACACCGACCGGATGGTCGGCGTCATCCTTACAGACTCCAGGGAACGTCGATGAGTTGCAGCTTGTGGAACAGTAATTGGAACTATTTGCGATCTCGGCTCGACTAATGAGGAGCCGTTTGATCAGCGGGCGGATCGTACCCTTACGGAGGGGTTCATGGGGGGCAGGGTTACACGTACGGCGCGGGTAGTGCCAGTGGTGCTCGGCGTGGCGTTCGGTGTGTCGTTTTTGGCGCCACCGACGCCCGCGGTCGCGCACAACTCGTTGACCGGCAGCGATCCACGTGACGGTGCCCGAGTCGCGACGGCGCCCGCCCGGATCGAGCTGCGCTTCCTCGCCAAGCCGGCACCGGCAACGACGAAGATCACAATAACCGGGCCGGACAATGTGGTCGCCGGCGGCCCACCCGTCTTCGACGGCAGCCGGGTGCGGGTGCCGTTCAAACCGGCGGCGGCGGGTCTCTACATCGTGGGCTACCAGCTCGCGTCCGCCGACGGGCACCCGGTCAAGGGCGAGGTGCGGTTCACCCTCACCACCGGCACCGCCGCCAACCCGTCCGCGTCGCCGTCGGCCGGAGCGCCCTCGGCGGACCCGTCGGCTGTCGCCACGGCCTCAGCGTCGGCCGTGCCGGCGTCGGCCACACCCGGCAGCCCGACGGCGTCCACGGTGCCGGCGGCGTCGGAGACGTCCGACTCCGGGGGCCGCTGGTGGCTCTGGGCGCTCGGCGGTCTGGTGCTGATCGGTGCGCTCGCCGCCGGCCTGGTCTTCCGCCGCCGCCGAGGCAGCGCCTAGCCAACGCCGAGCCCCTAGCCCGACGCCGAGCCCCGAGCCCCCCGCCCGGCGTCGATCATGGAGTTGTGGTGGTGGACAAACCTCCTGGAAGGGGGTCTATCCGGGCACCACAACTCCATGATCGACGGGGCTGACGGCGGGGGCTGACGGCGGGGGCTGACGGCGGGGGCTGGGGCTGGGGGGTGGGGTCAGGTCAGGCGTAGGCGGGCGGCGCGGATTCGGGTCAGGGTGCGCTCGCGGCCGAGCACCTCCAGCGACTCGAACAGCGGCAGGCCCACGGTGCGGCCGGTGACCGCGACCCGTACGGGTGCCTGCGTCTTGCCGAGCTTCAGGCCACGCTCGGCCCCGACGGCCTCCAGCGTCGACTTCAGCGACTCGGCGTCCCAGGACTCCAGGGCTTCGAAGGCCGCGACGGCGTCGTCCAGCAGTTCGGCGGAGCCGTCCTTCATCGTCTTGGTCCACGCGGCCTCGTCGATCAACGGCGAGGCGAGGAAGAGGAAGTCGACGTTCGGCACGATCTCGCTGAGGACCGCGATCCGCGTCTGGGCCAGCGGTGCGACGGCCGCGAACGCGTCGGCGTCGAACTCCTCGGGCTGCCACGGCGGTGGCGCGATCGTCCCGGTGCCGGTCAGCCACGGCTGGCAGGCGTCCACGAACTCGGCAACCGGCAGGGCGCGGATGTACTCGCCGTTGAAGGCGCGCAGCTTCTTCTCGTCAAAGAACGCGGGGGAGGGGTTGACCTCGTCCAGCCGGAACTCGTCCTCGATGACCGACCAGGGGACGATCTCCCGGTCGCCGGAGGGGGCCCAGCCGAGCAGCATCAGGTAGTTGCGCATCGCACCGGCGAGGTAGCCCTCCTCGCGGTACGCCTCCAGGGCGACCTTGTCGCGCCGCTTGGAGAGCTTCTGCCGCTTCTCGTTGACGACCACCGGCACGTGCGCCCAGACCGGCGGCTTGACGCCGAGGGCGTCCCAGAGCAGCTGCTGCTTGGGGGTGTTGGGCAGGTGCTCCTCGGCCCGGATCACGTGGGTGATCCCCATGGTCATGTCGTCGACGACGTTGGCGAGCAGGAAGACCGGCGACCCGTCCCCCCGGGCGATCACGAAGTCCTCGATCAGCTTGTTCTCGAAGGTGGGCTCGCCGCGGATGAGGTCGACCACCACCGTCGCACCCTCGTCGGGCGTACGGAAGCGCAGGGCGTGCCCGGGGCCCGGGCCGAGGCCACGGTCGCGGTGGTAGCCGTCGTAGCCCTGGTGCTGCGAGCCGGTGCGCGCCTGCACGTCCTCACGGGTGCAGTCGCAGTAGTAGGCGCGACCCGACTCGTAGAGGCGGGCCGCGGCGGCCCGGTGCTCGCCGGCGTTCTCCGACTGGAAGTACGGGCCTTCGTAGCTGCCCCGGGAGATGCCGATCCAGTCCAGCGCGGAGAGGATGCCCTCGGTCCATTCGGGCTTGTTGCGCGCCGCATCGGTGTCCTCGATGCGCAGCACGAACACCCCGCCCTGCTGCTTGGCGTAGATCCAGTTCTGCAGCGCCGAGCGGGCGCCGCCGACGTGGAACATACCGGTCGGGGAAGGGGCGAAGCGCACACGTACCGTCACGCCTCCAGCCTACGGCGACCGTCGACCGGATTCCGCCACGGCCCCCTGACTCAGGGCACCGAGCGGATCTTGACCACCAGCGCGCTGCCGATCAGGGTGACCACGGCGGTGACCGCGTAGAGCGTGGGGTAACCACCCAGGTACACCACGAGCGGGGCGGAGAGCGCCGGGCCGAGCACCTGCGGCGCCGAGTTCGCGATGTTGATGACGCCCAGGTCCTTGGCCCGGTCGGTGGCCCGGGGCAGCACCTGCGTGATCAGCGCGGCGTCCACCGAGAGGTAGACGCCGTAGCCCGCGCCGAGCAGCAACGCGGCGACGATCGCCATCGGCCAGATCGGCGCGACGGCGAGCAGCAGCGCTGCCACCGCCATGATCAGTCCGGACGCGATCACGTAGATCTTGCGGCGCCCGGAGCGGTCCGACATCCGGCCGGCGACCACCGCCGTCAGCATCATGCCGAGCGTGTAGAGCAGGATCAGCACCAGCAGCGAGCCCTCGGGGTCGGGGTGGCGTACCCCGTCGGTGAGGAAGTACAGCAGGTAGAGGGTGCCCAGGGCGTTGCCGAGCTGGACCAGGAACCGGGTGATCCAGGCCCAGGCGAAGTCCGGGTGCCGACGCGGGTCGATCCACATCGAGGCCAGCAGCGCCCGCGCGCGCAGCGCCGGCCGATGGGTACGCGGCAACGGCTCGTCGGGGGTGAGCAGTGCGAACGGCAGCGACAGCAGCAGGATGGCCACGGCGATGGCCAGGTAGCCGGCCGCGTTGCCGGTGACCAGGGCGGTGACCAGCACCGCGCCGAGCACCAACCCCAGCGCCTGCGGGATGCCCACCCAACCCGAGACGCCGCCCCGCTGCGCCACCGGCACCCGGTCTGGGATGGCGGCGGTGAGGCTGGCCAGCATCGCGTTAAAACAGACCTGGGCGGCGACCCAGCCGAGGGCGACCCCGAGGATGGTCCGCTGCTGGGCCAGCAGCACCAGGGCCGCCGCGCCGAGCACCGCTCCGCCCGCGGTCCAGACGTGTCGGCGGCCGAACTCGCGGCCGGCGATCCGCAGACAGGTCCGGTCGGAGAACGCGCCGGCGAGGGGGTTGGCGAGCACCGCCGCCAGAGCGCCGAGGCCGGTGACGACGGCCAGCATGTTCTCCTTGTCGCCGGGCGCGATCTGCTCGATCTGCTGGGGCAGCAGCACCTGGATCGGCGTGAAGAACGCCATCCAGACGCCGAGGTTGGCGGCGAAGATCAGCCCGATCCAGCCGCGCCGCACCGGCACTGTCGGTTCGGCGAGGGCGGCCGGCAGCGACGCCGGCGTCGGGTTGACCGTGGTCACCGTCCCGACCCCGGCCGGCTGGCCGCGATGACGTCCCGCAGCCAGGTGTACGACGACTTCGGCGTACGGGTCTGGGTGGCGTAGTCGACGTGCACGAGACCGAAGCGCTTGGTGAACCCCTCGGCCCACTCCCAGTTGTCCAGCAGCGACCAGACGAAGTAGCCGCGCACGTCGACTCCGTCGTCGATGGCGGCCCGTACCGCCCGTAGGTGTCCGTCCAGGTACGCGATCCGCTCCGGGTCGGCCACCTGACCGTCCGGGTCCGGCACGTCGTCGTACGCGCACCCGTTCTCGGTGATCTCGATGGGCGGCAGGGCGTCGCCGTAGGTGTCACGGAGCCAGCCGAGCAGTTCGTGCAGCCCGTCGGGGGCGACCGGCCAGTCGAAGGCGGTACGCGGGTAGTCGTCCAGCGGGACGAGGTCGAACGGGAGTGGTGAGCCCTCCTCGGCAGCGCGTACACCGGTGGGGTTGTAGTAGTTCACCCCGAGGACGTCGATCGGTGTGGCGATGGTGTCGAGGTCGCCGGGGCGGACGACGCCCAGGTCGAGGCCGGGCAGTTCCGGGTAGTCGAGCCCGAGCAGCGGATCGGTGAAGAGTCGGTTGTGCAGCGCCTCGTAAGCGGCGCCGGCGGCCCGGTCGGCGTCGCTGTCACCGCGCACCCGCACCGGGGAGTAGTTGTTGGCGATCGCCACCGGGCTGGTGCTGTGGGCCCGTAGCGCGGCGACCGCGAGCCCGTGCCCGAGAAGTTGGTGGTGGGCGACCGGAAAGGCGTCGAAGAGCAGCATCCGGCCGGGGGCGTGTACGCCCATCCCGTACCCCATGCTCATGTGGATGAACGGCTCGTTCAGGGTGATCCAGAGCCGGACCCGGTCGCCGAGTCGGGCGGCGGTCAGGTCGGCGTAGTCGGCGAATCGGGCGGCCGTGTCGCGGTGTAGCCAGCCGCCGACGTCTTCGAGTGGTTGGGGCAGGTCCCAGTGGTAGAGCGTCGCCACCGGGTCGATGTCGGCGGCCAGGAGGTCGTCCACCAGGCGGTCGTAGAAGTCCAGGCCGGGCGCGTTGGCCGGGCCGGTGCCGGTGGGCTGCACCCGGGGCCAGGCGATGGAGAACCGGTACGCGGAGACGCCCAGCCCGGCCAGCAACGCGACGTCCTCGGTGTGCCGGTGGTAGTGGTCGCAGGCCACCGCACCCGTGCTGCCGTCGCCGATCCGACCCGGCGCGCGCGCGAACGTGTCCCAGATGGACGGACCGCGCCCGTCGGCGGTGGCGGCACCCTCGATCTGGTGGGCCGATGTGGAGACGCCCCAGCGGAAGCCGGTGGGGAACTGGGGCATAGGTGCGGTCGACATGCGCCCTCCCGCTCAACGTGAAACGTGTTCGGGACTTTAGAGCGCTCTCGATGAATGCGCCATAGGTCGGCCTGGCGCAATCCGCAATGGTTGATCGGCGTGTCTTTTTCCGAACCCGTCCAGGTAAGTCCGATTTAGCGCATAGAGTGCCGATATCGTGGGATGTCCTCACCGGAGGAAGACGGAAATGATCCTCGTTGAACGCAGTGCGCACGTGGCGGCGCCAATTGAAGTTGTCTGGGATGTCGTCCAGCGGGCCGAGCAGTTGCCGGCCTGGCTGGCGGGGGTCCGCGCGGCCGAAGTGCTCTCGGGGGAGGGCTTCGGACGGCGGCAACTGGTCCAGGCGGGGCGCGGCTCGGCGCATGAGGCCGAGGTGATCGCCTACCAGGAGCCGACGCTGATCGGCTGGCGGGAACGGGCCAAGGGGGCCGGGTCTCGGGCGGAGGCGCGCACCGAGATCTACGTCCAGCTCACCACCGACGAGGAGGAGGGCGGGACCATCGTGCGGCTCATCGTGGTCCGCTGGCCGGCCGGGCCGGTCAAGGCGGCCCTGCTGCGCCTCGGACTGCGCCGGGTCGGCGCCGACCTGGAGGACTCGCTGGCCCGGCTCACCGACCTGGCCGCCGTCGGCTGACGAGAGCCCATCCTCCCGGCGCCACCCGCGACGGCGGTGGTCCGGATCCCCGCCAGGGACCCCGGACCCCCGCCGCTGCCGTCCCACCCTCACCCGCACCGACGCCGCCACCCCCACCAGCGTCAATCATGGACTTGTGGTGCCTGGTTCGAGGCGTAATAACCGTTTCGTCCCCACCACAACTCCATGATCGACGGTGGGGTGGGGTGGGGTGGGGTGGGGGTTGGGTTGGGTGGGGTTGGGGGTGGTGAGGGGCCCGGGTGCGGATGCGCCCGGGCCCCTCGTTGGTCGTGCTGGTTTAGCTGTCGCCGCCGGTCTCGCCGACTGGGGCGGCGTTGACGTCGTCGATCGCGTACTTCTTCGCGGCCTCGGCCGGCACGGTGGCCGCCACCGCGCCGCTGCGGGCGAGCTGCCGCAGCGTGGCCACCACGATCGACTCGGCGTCGACGTGGAAGTGCCGGCGCAGCGCGTGCCGCGTGTCCGACATGCCGAAGCCGTCGGTGCCGAGCGACGTGTAGTCACCGGGCACCCACCGGGCGATCAGGTCCGGCACGGCCCGCATCCAGTCGCTGACCGCAACCTTCGGGCCGTCCGCGTCGGCCAGCTTCTGCTGGATGTACGGGATCTTCGCCTCGGCGCCCGGGTTGAGGAGGTTGTACTCCTCGGTCTCCACCGCGTCGCGACGCAGCTCGGTCCAGGAGGTCACCGACCACACGTCGGCGGCCACCCCCCAGTCCTGGGCGAGCAGCTGCTGGGCCTTGAGCGCCCACTGCATGCCGGTGCCGGAGGCGAGCACGTTGGCCTTCGGGCCGTCGACCTCAGGTGCCGGGGAGTAGCGGTAGATGCCCTTGAGCAGGCCCTCCACGTCCACCCCGGCCGGCTCGGCCGGCTGAAGAATCGGCTCGTTGTAGACCGTCAGGTAGTAGAAGACGTTCTCCTGCGCGTCCCCGTACATCCGGTGCAGACCCTGCTCCATGATGTGCGCGATCTCGAACGAGAACGCCGGGTCGTACGCGACCACCGCCGGGTTGGTGGCGGCGAGCAGCAGCGAGTGACCGTCCTCGTGCTGGAGGCCCTCACCGTTGAGCGTGGTGCGCCCCGCGGTCGCGCCGAGCAGGAAGCCCCGCGCCATCTGGTCGGCCGCCGCCCACAGCCCGTCGGCGGTCCGCTGGAACCCGAACATCGAGTAGAAGATGTACATCGGGATCATCGGCTCGTCGTGGGTGGCGTACGCCGAGCCGGCCGCCGTGAACGAGGCCACCGAACCGGCCTCGTTGATCCCCTCGTGCAGGATCTGACCGGTCGTCGACTCCTTGTACGACAGGAACAGCTCCCGGTCGACGGAGGTGTAGCGCTGGCCGTGCGGCGAGTAGATCTTCGCGGTGGGGAAGATCGAGTCGAGGCCGAAGGTACGGGCCTCGTCCGGGATGATCGGCACCCAGCGCTTGCCGAACTCCTTGTCCTTCATGATGTCCTTGAGCAGGCGGACGAAGGCCATCGTGGTGGCCACCTTCTGCTTGCCCGAGCCGCGCTTGACGTCGGCGAACCGCTCCGGACCGGGGATGGTCAGCCGCTTGGTGCTGGTCCGCCGGGACGGCAGGTAACCGCCGAGCTGCTCGCGCCGCTCCTTCAGGTACTGGATCTCGTCGGACTTCTCACCCGGGTTGTAGTACGGCGGCAGGTAGGGGTTGTCCTCCAGCGCCTTGTCCGGGATGTCCAGGTAGAGCCGGTCGCGGAAGGTCTTCAGGTCCTCCAGCGTCAGCTTCTTCATCTGGTGGGTCGCGTTGCGGCCCTCGAAGTGCGAGCCGAGCGTCCAGCCCTTGATCGTCTTCGCCAGGATGACAGTGGGCTGACCCGTGTGCTCGGTGGCCGCCTTGTAGGCCGCGTAGAGCTTGCGGTAGTCGTGCCCACCCCGCTTGAGGTTCCAGATCTCGTCGTCGCTGAGCGGGTCGACCATCTTGCGGGTACGCGCGTCGCGCCCGAAGAAGTGCTCCCGCACGTACGCGCCCGACTCCGCCTTGTAGGTCTGGTAGTCGCCGTCGGTGGTGGTGTTCATGAGGTTGACCAGCGCGCCGTCGGTGTCCGCGGCGAGCAGCGGGTCCCACTCGCGGCCCCAGACGACCTTGATGACGTTCCAGCCGGCGCCCCGGAAGAACGCCTCCAGCTCCTGCATGACCTTGCCGTTGCCCCGGACCGGGCCGTCCAGCCGCTGGAGGTTGCAGTTGATCACGAAGGTGAGGTTGTCCAGCTCCTCGCGGGCGGCCACGCCGATCGCGCCGAGCGTCTCCGGCTCGTCCATCTCACCGTCGCCCAGGAACGCCCAGACGTGCTGCTGCGAGGTGTCCTTGATGCCGCGGTGCTGCAGGTACCGGTTGAACCGGGCCTGGTAGATCGCGTTCAGACCGCCGAGACCCATCGAGACGGTGGGGAACTCCCAGAAGTCCGGCATCAGCCGCGGGTGCGGGTACGACGGCAGGCCACCGCCGGGGTGCGACAACTCCTGGCGGAACCCGTCGAGCTGGTGCTCGCTGAGCCGCCCCTCCAGGAACGCCCGCGCGTACATGCCGGGGGAGGCGTGACCCTGGTAGAAGATGTGGTCGCCGCCGCCCGGGTGGTTCTTGCCCCGGAAGAAGTGGTTGAAGCCCACCTCGTAGAGCGACGCCGAGCTGGCGAAGGTCGAGATGTGCCCGCCGACGCCGATCTCCGGGCGCTGTGCCCGGTGCACCAGCATGGCGGCGTTCCACCGGACGTACGCCCGGATCCGCCGCTCGACGTGCTCGTCGCCCGGGAACCACGGTTCGCGTTCGGACGGGATCGTGTTGATGTAGTCGGTGGTGGTCAGGGGCGGAACCCCGACCTGGCGCTCACGGGCCCGCTCCAGCAGGCGCAGCATCACGTAGCGGGCGCGTTTGGCGCCGCGCTCGTCGATGACACCGTCAAGCGACTCGACCCATTCGCTTGTCTCTTCAGGGTCGATGTCCGGAAGCTGGCTCGGTAGGCCGTCGCTGATCACCGGGCGCTTGCGTTCCGTAGCCACAGGCGTTCCCTCGGTTGTGTGTGGGATAGGTCTCTAGCGCCATCCTGCCCTCTGGTGGCACCTGTCGTCACGCCTAGGTGCCCCCGACGCGATGCTGAACACAGGTACTCATCGGTAACTTAGCGCTACGACCGCCCAAACCGCCCGC
Coding sequences within:
- a CDS encoding SRPBCC family protein: MILVERSAHVAAPIEVVWDVVQRAEQLPAWLAGVRAAEVLSGEGFGRRQLVQAGRGSAHEAEVIAYQEPTLIGWRERAKGAGSRAEARTEIYVQLTTDEEEGGTIVRLIVVRWPAGPVKAALLRLGLRRVGADLEDSLARLTDLAAVG
- a CDS encoding MFS transporter, whose protein sequence is MTTVNPTPASLPAALAEPTVPVRRGWIGLIFAANLGVWMAFFTPIQVLLPQQIEQIAPGDKENMLAVVTGLGALAAVLANPLAGAFSDRTCLRIAGREFGRRHVWTAGGAVLGAAALVLLAQQRTILGVALGWVAAQVCFNAMLASLTAAIPDRVPVAQRGGVSGWVGIPQALGLVLGAVLVTALVTGNAAGYLAIAVAILLLSLPFALLTPDEPLPRTHRPALRARALLASMWIDPRRHPDFAWAWITRFLVQLGNALGTLYLLYFLTDGVRHPDPEGSLLVLILLYTLGMMLTAVVAGRMSDRSGRRKIYVIASGLIMAVAALLLAVAPIWPMAIVAALLLGAGYGVYLSVDAALITQVLPRATDRAKDLGVINIANSAPQVLGPALSAPLVVYLGGYPTLYAVTAVVTLIGSALVVKIRSVP
- the gltX gene encoding glutamate--tRNA ligase — its product is MFHVGGARSALQNWIYAKQQGGVFVLRIEDTDAARNKPEWTEGILSALDWIGISRGSYEGPYFQSENAGEHRAAAARLYESGRAYYCDCTREDVQARTGSQHQGYDGYHRDRGLGPGPGHALRFRTPDEGATVVVDLIRGEPTFENKLIEDFVIARGDGSPVFLLANVVDDMTMGITHVIRAEEHLPNTPKQQLLWDALGVKPPVWAHVPVVVNEKRQKLSKRRDKVALEAYREEGYLAGAMRNYLMLLGWAPSGDREIVPWSVIEDEFRLDEVNPSPAFFDEKKLRAFNGEYIRALPVAEFVDACQPWLTGTGTIAPPPWQPEEFDADAFAAVAPLAQTRIAVLSEIVPNVDFLFLASPLIDEAAWTKTMKDGSAELLDDAVAAFEALESWDAESLKSTLEAVGAERGLKLGKTQAPVRVAVTGRTVGLPLFESLEVLGRERTLTRIRAARLRLT
- the aceE gene encoding pyruvate dehydrogenase (acetyl-transferring), homodimeric type; its protein translation is MATERKRPVISDGLPSQLPDIDPEETSEWVESLDGVIDERGAKRARYVMLRLLERARERQVGVPPLTTTDYINTIPSEREPWFPGDEHVERRIRAYVRWNAAMLVHRAQRPEIGVGGHISTFASSASLYEVGFNHFFRGKNHPGGGDHIFYQGHASPGMYARAFLEGRLSEHQLDGFRQELSHPGGGLPSYPHPRLMPDFWEFPTVSMGLGGLNAIYQARFNRYLQHRGIKDTSQQHVWAFLGDGEMDEPETLGAIGVAAREELDNLTFVINCNLQRLDGPVRGNGKVMQELEAFFRGAGWNVIKVVWGREWDPLLAADTDGALVNLMNTTTDGDYQTYKAESGAYVREHFFGRDARTRKMVDPLSDDEIWNLKRGGHDYRKLYAAYKAATEHTGQPTVILAKTIKGWTLGSHFEGRNATHQMKKLTLEDLKTFRDRLYLDIPDKALEDNPYLPPYYNPGEKSDEIQYLKERREQLGGYLPSRRTSTKRLTIPGPERFADVKRGSGKQKVATTMAFVRLLKDIMKDKEFGKRWVPIIPDEARTFGLDSIFPTAKIYSPHGQRYTSVDRELFLSYKESTTGQILHEGINEAGSVASFTAAGSAYATHDEPMIPMYIFYSMFGFQRTADGLWAAADQMARGFLLGATAGRTTLNGEGLQHEDGHSLLLAATNPAVVAYDPAFSFEIAHIMEQGLHRMYGDAQENVFYYLTVYNEPILQPAEPAGVDVEGLLKGIYRYSPAPEVDGPKANVLASGTGMQWALKAQQLLAQDWGVAADVWSVTSWTELRRDAVETEEYNLLNPGAEAKIPYIQQKLADADGPKVAVSDWMRAVPDLIARWVPGDYTSLGTDGFGMSDTRHALRRHFHVDAESIVVATLRQLARSGAVAATVPAEAAKKYAIDDVNAAPVGETGGDS
- a CDS encoding GH1 family beta-glucosidase — its product is MSTAPMPQFPTGFRWGVSTSAHQIEGAATADGRGPSIWDTFARAPGRIGDGSTGAVACDHYHRHTEDVALLAGLGVSAYRFSIAWPRVQPTGTGPANAPGLDFYDRLVDDLLAADIDPVATLYHWDLPQPLEDVGGWLHRDTAARFADYADLTAARLGDRVRLWITLNEPFIHMSMGYGMGVHAPGRMLLFDAFPVAHHQLLGHGLAVAALRAHSTSPVAIANNYSPVRVRGDSDADRAAGAAYEALHNRLFTDPLLGLDYPELPGLDLGVVRPGDLDTIATPIDVLGVNYYNPTGVRAAEEGSPLPFDLVPLDDYPRTAFDWPVAPDGLHELLGWLRDTYGDALPPIEITENGCAYDDVPDPDGQVADPERIAYLDGHLRAVRAAIDDGVDVRGYFVWSLLDNWEWAEGFTKRFGLVHVDYATQTRTPKSSYTWLRDVIAASRPGSGR
- a CDS encoding copper resistance CopC family protein, with the protein product MAFGVSFLAPPTPAVAHNSLTGSDPRDGARVATAPARIELRFLAKPAPATTKITITGPDNVVAGGPPVFDGSRVRVPFKPAAAGLYIVGYQLASADGHPVKGEVRFTLTTGTAANPSASPSAGAPSADPSAVATASASAVPASATPGSPTASTVPAASETSDSGGRWWLWALGGLVLIGALAAGLVFRRRRGSA